In Oscillospiraceae bacterium, the genomic window GTCCAGATCGAACAACACAGTTTTTATCACGAAAAACATCTCCTTTTTATCGTTCTGCCTGCTGTAAAAAAGCAAGCTCCGTTAGGGCCACACTGCGCACCTTCTGCTTCAGTCGGCCCGGAAAAATCAGGGTCAGGTTGGCTCGATGGGCCGCCACTGCCCACGGGGACTGCTGTACCGTCAGGCACAGGTCCGGATGCAGGGCACAGACGCAGTGCAGGTGGAACCCCTTCTGCCGCCGCAGGGTCAGGTGATCGTCCTGCATCCATGCGCCCTCCCGGCGGTAGCCCACAAAAGCCGCCGCCAGCAGAGCGGCAAAGAACAGGTCCGGCACCAGCAGCGGCAGGGTGAGGGTCGGCAGCGTGGTGCGGGACACTGCCGTCAGCAGCAGGCACAGCCCCAGCGGAAGCCCCGCGGGCAGGAAATAGATCTTGCTGCGGCGGGTGATGTCCGGGGCCGTGTCCGGCGGCAGGGCGACGCCGGGCAGCAGCTCTTGCAGCAGGGGCGTGCCCTCCTTCCAGACGAACAGCGGCAGTTCCGGCGCGCAGCTGCCCGCCGTGACGAACACGGGGCAGTAGTGCAGTGCCCGGGTCACCGGCGAACGCCGCAGGTCGGCGTAGTTCAGGTGGGCGCGGCACAGGCGCATTTCGTACCGGTGCAGCAGGCCGCCCCGGCTGCCCAGCTGGGCAGCGGTACGCCAGACCGTGTAGTGGGCCACCTGCGCCGCACTGCGGGCCAGACTGATGCAGAACAGCCACCCGGTGGCCACCAGCATCCAGGCCGTGCCCATGGGCAGCCAGCGGGCCGCAAAGGCCGCCAGATGACTCAGGTGTGCAAAGGCGAGGGTCTGGGCGTCCGGGGCATAGGGGCGGCTCTGACGCAGCGCAAGGGCCAGCAGCGCAAGGGTGGAAAGGCCGTTGGCCCCCAGCACCGCAAACACCATCTTCTCGCCGCCGTGGGGGCGGTGC contains:
- a CDS encoding PH domain-containing protein; protein product: MTEKRFHPFAVLHLLRKTILVYLLPLVQVLFARNWAALWAALAQDVLLLALLSMVCWEVLRVSGWQMDAHGNLLVRWRLGIRLDRTLRADMLAALTIDRPVVYRLAGASRLTLYPAGQKKPLTLIVARDDARELADRLLPLEQPVVHRPHGGEKMVFAVLGANGLSTLALLALALRQSRPYAPDAQTLAFAHLSHLAAFAARWLPMGTAWMLVATGWLFCISLARSAAQVAHYTVWRTAAQLGSRGGLLHRYEMRLCRAHLNYADLRRSPVTRALHYCPVFVTAGSCAPELPLFVWKEGTPLLQELLPGVALPPDTAPDITRRSKIYFLPAGLPLGLCLLLTAVSRTTLPTLTLPLLVPDLFFAALLAAAFVGYRREGAWMQDDHLTLRRQKGFHLHCVCALHPDLCLTVQQSPWAVAAHRANLTLIFPGRLKQKVRSVALTELAFLQQAER